One Coccinella septempunctata chromosome X, icCocSept1.1, whole genome shotgun sequence genomic window carries:
- the LOC123322158 gene encoding glutamate-gated chloride channel isoform X4 — protein MITYNFILILLCLLHVTISTNVKINFREKEKEVLDQILGPGRYDARIRPAGANGTDGPAIVRVNLFVRSIATISDIKMEYSVQLTFREQWQDERLKFNDFGGRLKYLTLTEASRVWMPDLFFSNEKEGHFHNIIMPNVYIRIHPHGSVLYSIRISLTLSCPMNLKLYPLDRQICSLRMASYGWTTDDLVFLWKEGDPVQVVKNLHLPRFTLEKFLTDYCNSKTNTGEYSCLKVDLLFKREFSYYLIQIYIPCCMLVIVSWVSFWLDQGAVPARVSLGVTTLLTMATQTSGINASLPPVSYTKAIDVWTGVCLTFVFGALLEFALVNYASRSDMHRENMKKQRMQCELEHAASLDATSDFIDTESNATFAMVKLKPLVHHPGDPMNLEKVRQCEIHMQPERPNCCRSWLSKFPTRSKRIDVISRITFPLVFALFNVIYWSTYLFREEAEES, from the exons atgataaCGTACAACTTTATCCTGATCCTCCTGTGTTTGTTGCACGTGACAAT CTCAACAAATGTCAAGATCAACTTCAGGGAGAAGGAGAAAGAGGTACTGGATCAAATTCTTGGACCGGGAAGATATGATGCTCGTATAAGACCGGCAGGAGCAAATGGTACAG ATGGACCAGCCATTGTCAGAGTTAACCTGTTTGTCAGAAGCATCGCTACGATTAGCGACATCAAGATG GAATATAGCGTACAGTTGACGTTCAGAGAACAATGGCAGGATGAGAGATTGAAGTTCAACGATTTTGGGGGTCGTTTGAAATATTTAACACTGACTGAAGCAAGCAGGGTATGGATGCCAGATCTCTTCTTCTCCAACGAAAAGGAGGGACATTTCCATAATATTATCATGCCCAATGTTTATATTCGTATTCATCCACATGGTTCCGTATTATACAGTATAAG AATATCCTTAACGTTGTCTTGCCCTATGAACCTCAAATTGTATCCATTGGATAGACAAATTTGCTCACTTAGAATGGCCAGCT ATGGTTGGACGACCGATGATCTTGTTTTCCTATGGAAAGAAGGGGATCCCGTACAAGTGGTGAAGAATTTACACCTACCACGCTTCACATTGGAAAAATTCCTCACAGATTACTGCAACAGTAAGACCAATACAG GGGAGTACAGTTGCCTAAAGGTTGACTTATTATTCAAGAGAGAGTTCAGTTATTACCTCATACAAATCTACATACCCTGTTGCATGCTAGTTATCGTCTCCTGGGTATCTTTCTGGCTAGACCAAGGAGCTGTGCCAGCAAGAGTATCATTGG GTGTTACAACTCTACTCACCATGGCTACGCAAACCTCTGGCATAAACGCTTCATTACCACCAGTGTCCTACACAAAAGCAATCGATGTTTGGACTGGCGTCTGTCTCACCTTTGTGTTTGGGGCGTTACTCGAGTTCGCACTGGTGAATTACGCCTCAAGATCGGACATGCACAGGGAAAACATGAAGAAGCAAAGAATGCAATGCGAGTTAGAACATGCGGCCTCGCTGGACGCAACCTCCGATTTTATAGATACCGAAAGTAATGCCACGTTTGCAATGGTAAAGTTG AAGCCGCTGGTGCATCATCCTGGAGACCCGATGAATCTGGAGAAGGTGAGGCAATGCGAGATACATATGCAGCCCGAAAGGCCGAATTGCTGCAGATCCTGGCTGTCCAAATTCCCAACACGATCCAAACGCATCGATGTGATATCCAGAATCACCTTTCCATTGGTGTTTGCATTGTTCAACGTTATTTACTGGTCCACCTACCTCTTTCGTGAAGAAGCTGAGGAATCTTAA
- the LOC123322158 gene encoding glutamate-gated chloride channel isoform X6, translating into MITYNFILILLCLLHVTISTNVKINFREKEKEVLDQILGPGRYDARIRPAGANGTDGPAIVRVNLFVRSIATISDIKMEYSVQLTFREQWQDERLKFNDFGGRLKYLTLTEASRVWMPDLFFSNEKEGHFHNIIMPNVYIRIHPHGSVLYSIRISLTLSCPMNLKLYPLDRQICSLRMASYGWTTDDLVFLWKEGDPVQVVKNLHLPRFTLEKFLTDYCNSKTNTGEYSCLKVDLLFKREFSYYLIQIYIPCCMLVIVSWVSFWLDQGAVPARVSLGVTTLLTMATQTSGINASLPPVSYTKAIDVWTGVCLTFVFGALLEFALVNYASRSDMHRENMKKQRMQCELEHAASLDATSDFIDTESNATFAMKPLVHHPGDPMNLEKVRQCEIHMQPERPNCCRSWLSKFPTRSKRIDVISRITFPLVFALFNVIYWSTYLFREEAEES; encoded by the exons atgataaCGTACAACTTTATCCTGATCCTCCTGTGTTTGTTGCACGTGACAAT CTCAACAAATGTCAAGATCAACTTCAGGGAGAAGGAGAAAGAGGTACTGGATCAAATTCTTGGACCGGGAAGATATGATGCTCGTATAAGACCGGCAGGAGCAAATGGTACAG ATGGACCAGCCATTGTCAGAGTTAACCTGTTTGTCAGAAGCATCGCTACGATTAGCGACATCAAGATG GAATATAGCGTACAGTTGACGTTCAGAGAACAATGGCAGGATGAGAGATTGAAGTTCAACGATTTTGGGGGTCGTTTGAAATATTTAACACTGACTGAAGCAAGCAGGGTATGGATGCCAGATCTCTTCTTCTCCAACGAAAAGGAGGGACATTTCCATAATATTATCATGCCCAATGTTTATATTCGTATTCATCCACATGGTTCCGTATTATACAGTATAAG AATATCCTTAACGTTGTCTTGCCCTATGAACCTCAAATTGTATCCATTGGATAGACAAATTTGCTCACTTAGAATGGCCAGCT ATGGTTGGACGACCGATGATCTTGTTTTCCTATGGAAAGAAGGGGATCCCGTACAAGTGGTGAAGAATTTACACCTACCACGCTTCACATTGGAAAAATTCCTCACAGATTACTGCAACAGTAAGACCAATACAG GGGAGTACAGTTGCCTAAAGGTTGACTTATTATTCAAGAGAGAGTTCAGTTATTACCTCATACAAATCTACATACCCTGTTGCATGCTAGTTATCGTCTCCTGGGTATCTTTCTGGCTAGACCAAGGAGCTGTGCCAGCAAGAGTATCATTGG GTGTTACAACTCTACTCACCATGGCTACGCAAACCTCTGGCATAAACGCTTCATTACCACCAGTGTCCTACACAAAAGCAATCGATGTTTGGACTGGCGTCTGTCTCACCTTTGTGTTTGGGGCGTTACTCGAGTTCGCACTGGTGAATTACGCCTCAAGATCGGACATGCACAGGGAAAACATGAAGAAGCAAAGAATGCAATGCGAGTTAGAACATGCGGCCTCGCTGGACGCAACCTCCGATTTTATAGATACCGAAAGTAATGCCACGTTTGCAATG AAGCCGCTGGTGCATCATCCTGGAGACCCGATGAATCTGGAGAAGGTGAGGCAATGCGAGATACATATGCAGCCCGAAAGGCCGAATTGCTGCAGATCCTGGCTGTCCAAATTCCCAACACGATCCAAACGCATCGATGTGATATCCAGAATCACCTTTCCATTGGTGTTTGCATTGTTCAACGTTATTTACTGGTCCACCTACCTCTTTCGTGAAGAAGCTGAGGAATCTTAA
- the LOC123322158 gene encoding glutamate-gated chloride channel isoform X7, which translates to MVQEYSVQLTFREQWQDERLKFNDFGGRLKYLTLTEASRVWMPDLFFSNEKEGHFHNIIMPNVYIRIHPHGSVLYSIRISLTLSCPMNLKLYPLDRQICSLRMASYGWTTDDLVFLWKEGDPVQVVKNLHLPRFTLEKFLTDYCNSKTNTGEYSCLKVDLLFKREFSYYLIQIYIPCCMLVIVSWVSFWLDQGAVPARVSLGVTTLLTMATQTSGINASLPPVSYTKAIDVWTGVCLTFVFGALLEFALVNYASRSDMHRENMKKQRMQCELEHAASLDATSDFIDTESNATFAMVKLKPLVHHPGDPMNLEKVRQCEIHMQPERPNCCRSWLSKFPTRSKRIDVISRITFPLVFALFNVIYWSTYLFREEAEES; encoded by the exons ATGGTACAG GAATATAGCGTACAGTTGACGTTCAGAGAACAATGGCAGGATGAGAGATTGAAGTTCAACGATTTTGGGGGTCGTTTGAAATATTTAACACTGACTGAAGCAAGCAGGGTATGGATGCCAGATCTCTTCTTCTCCAACGAAAAGGAGGGACATTTCCATAATATTATCATGCCCAATGTTTATATTCGTATTCATCCACATGGTTCCGTATTATACAGTATAAG AATATCCTTAACGTTGTCTTGCCCTATGAACCTCAAATTGTATCCATTGGATAGACAAATTTGCTCACTTAGAATGGCCAGCT ATGGTTGGACGACCGATGATCTTGTTTTCCTATGGAAAGAAGGGGATCCCGTACAAGTGGTGAAGAATTTACACCTACCACGCTTCACATTGGAAAAATTCCTCACAGATTACTGCAACAGTAAGACCAATACAG GGGAGTACAGTTGCCTAAAGGTTGACTTATTATTCAAGAGAGAGTTCAGTTATTACCTCATACAAATCTACATACCCTGTTGCATGCTAGTTATCGTCTCCTGGGTATCTTTCTGGCTAGACCAAGGAGCTGTGCCAGCAAGAGTATCATTGG GTGTTACAACTCTACTCACCATGGCTACGCAAACCTCTGGCATAAACGCTTCATTACCACCAGTGTCCTACACAAAAGCAATCGATGTTTGGACTGGCGTCTGTCTCACCTTTGTGTTTGGGGCGTTACTCGAGTTCGCACTGGTGAATTACGCCTCAAGATCGGACATGCACAGGGAAAACATGAAGAAGCAAAGAATGCAATGCGAGTTAGAACATGCGGCCTCGCTGGACGCAACCTCCGATTTTATAGATACCGAAAGTAATGCCACGTTTGCAATGGTAAAGTTG AAGCCGCTGGTGCATCATCCTGGAGACCCGATGAATCTGGAGAAGGTGAGGCAATGCGAGATACATATGCAGCCCGAAAGGCCGAATTGCTGCAGATCCTGGCTGTCCAAATTCCCAACACGATCCAAACGCATCGATGTGATATCCAGAATCACCTTTCCATTGGTGTTTGCATTGTTCAACGTTATTTACTGGTCCACCTACCTCTTTCGTGAAGAAGCTGAGGAATCTTAA
- the LOC123322158 gene encoding glutamate-gated chloride channel isoform X1 produces the protein MITYNFILILLCLLHVTISTNVKINFREKEKEVLDQILGPGRYDARIRPAGANGTGHIGDGPALVHINFFLRSISKIDDYKMEYSVQLTFREQWQDERLKFNDFGGRLKYLTLTEASRVWMPDLFFSNEKEGHFHNIIMPNVYIRIHPHGSVLYSIRISLTLSCPMNLKLYPLDRQICSLRMASYGWTTDDLVFLWKEGDPVQVVKNLHLPRFTLEKFLTDYCNSKTNTGEYSCLKVDLLFKREFSYYLIQIYIPCCMLVIVSWVSFWLDQGAVPARVSLGVTTLLTMATQTSGINASLPPVSYTKAIDVWTGVCLTFVFGALLEFALVNYASRSDMHRENMKKQRMQCELEHAASLDATSDFIDTESNATFAMVKLKPLVHHPGDPMNLEKVRQCEIHMQPERPNCCRSWLSKFPTRSKRIDVISRITFPLVFALFNVIYWSTYLFREEAEES, from the exons atgataaCGTACAACTTTATCCTGATCCTCCTGTGTTTGTTGCACGTGACAAT CTCAACAAATGTCAAGATCAACTTCAGGGAGAAGGAGAAAGAGGTACTGGATCAAATTCTTGGACCGGGAAGATATGATGCTCGTATAAGACCGGCAGGAGCAAATGGTACAG GGCACATAGGAGACGGGCCTGCCTTAGTTCACATCAACTTCTTTCTTCGGTCTATCAGCAAAATAGACGATTATAAAATG GAATATAGCGTACAGTTGACGTTCAGAGAACAATGGCAGGATGAGAGATTGAAGTTCAACGATTTTGGGGGTCGTTTGAAATATTTAACACTGACTGAAGCAAGCAGGGTATGGATGCCAGATCTCTTCTTCTCCAACGAAAAGGAGGGACATTTCCATAATATTATCATGCCCAATGTTTATATTCGTATTCATCCACATGGTTCCGTATTATACAGTATAAG AATATCCTTAACGTTGTCTTGCCCTATGAACCTCAAATTGTATCCATTGGATAGACAAATTTGCTCACTTAGAATGGCCAGCT ATGGTTGGACGACCGATGATCTTGTTTTCCTATGGAAAGAAGGGGATCCCGTACAAGTGGTGAAGAATTTACACCTACCACGCTTCACATTGGAAAAATTCCTCACAGATTACTGCAACAGTAAGACCAATACAG GGGAGTACAGTTGCCTAAAGGTTGACTTATTATTCAAGAGAGAGTTCAGTTATTACCTCATACAAATCTACATACCCTGTTGCATGCTAGTTATCGTCTCCTGGGTATCTTTCTGGCTAGACCAAGGAGCTGTGCCAGCAAGAGTATCATTGG GTGTTACAACTCTACTCACCATGGCTACGCAAACCTCTGGCATAAACGCTTCATTACCACCAGTGTCCTACACAAAAGCAATCGATGTTTGGACTGGCGTCTGTCTCACCTTTGTGTTTGGGGCGTTACTCGAGTTCGCACTGGTGAATTACGCCTCAAGATCGGACATGCACAGGGAAAACATGAAGAAGCAAAGAATGCAATGCGAGTTAGAACATGCGGCCTCGCTGGACGCAACCTCCGATTTTATAGATACCGAAAGTAATGCCACGTTTGCAATGGTAAAGTTG AAGCCGCTGGTGCATCATCCTGGAGACCCGATGAATCTGGAGAAGGTGAGGCAATGCGAGATACATATGCAGCCCGAAAGGCCGAATTGCTGCAGATCCTGGCTGTCCAAATTCCCAACACGATCCAAACGCATCGATGTGATATCCAGAATCACCTTTCCATTGGTGTTTGCATTGTTCAACGTTATTTACTGGTCCACCTACCTCTTTCGTGAAGAAGCTGAGGAATCTTAA
- the LOC123322158 gene encoding glutamate-gated chloride channel isoform X2, with protein MITYNFILILLCLLHVTISTNVKINFREKEKEVLDQILGPGRYDARIRPAGANGTGHIGDGPALVHINFFLRSISKIDDYKMEYSVQLTFREQWQDERLKFNDFGGRLKYLTLTEASRVWMPDLFFSNEKEGHFHNIIMPNVYIRIHPHGSVLYSIRISLTLSCPMNLKLYPLDRQICSLRMASYGWTTDDLVFLWKEGDPVQVVKNLHLPRFTLEKFLTDYCNSKTNTGEYSCLKVDLLFKREFSYYLIQIYIPCCMLVIVSWVSFWLDQGAVPARVSLGVTTLLTMATQTSGINASLPPVSYTKAIDVWTGVCLTFVFGALLEFALVNYASRSDMHRENMKKQRMQCELEHAASLDATSDFIDTESNATFAMKPLVHHPGDPMNLEKVRQCEIHMQPERPNCCRSWLSKFPTRSKRIDVISRITFPLVFALFNVIYWSTYLFREEAEES; from the exons atgataaCGTACAACTTTATCCTGATCCTCCTGTGTTTGTTGCACGTGACAAT CTCAACAAATGTCAAGATCAACTTCAGGGAGAAGGAGAAAGAGGTACTGGATCAAATTCTTGGACCGGGAAGATATGATGCTCGTATAAGACCGGCAGGAGCAAATGGTACAG GGCACATAGGAGACGGGCCTGCCTTAGTTCACATCAACTTCTTTCTTCGGTCTATCAGCAAAATAGACGATTATAAAATG GAATATAGCGTACAGTTGACGTTCAGAGAACAATGGCAGGATGAGAGATTGAAGTTCAACGATTTTGGGGGTCGTTTGAAATATTTAACACTGACTGAAGCAAGCAGGGTATGGATGCCAGATCTCTTCTTCTCCAACGAAAAGGAGGGACATTTCCATAATATTATCATGCCCAATGTTTATATTCGTATTCATCCACATGGTTCCGTATTATACAGTATAAG AATATCCTTAACGTTGTCTTGCCCTATGAACCTCAAATTGTATCCATTGGATAGACAAATTTGCTCACTTAGAATGGCCAGCT ATGGTTGGACGACCGATGATCTTGTTTTCCTATGGAAAGAAGGGGATCCCGTACAAGTGGTGAAGAATTTACACCTACCACGCTTCACATTGGAAAAATTCCTCACAGATTACTGCAACAGTAAGACCAATACAG GGGAGTACAGTTGCCTAAAGGTTGACTTATTATTCAAGAGAGAGTTCAGTTATTACCTCATACAAATCTACATACCCTGTTGCATGCTAGTTATCGTCTCCTGGGTATCTTTCTGGCTAGACCAAGGAGCTGTGCCAGCAAGAGTATCATTGG GTGTTACAACTCTACTCACCATGGCTACGCAAACCTCTGGCATAAACGCTTCATTACCACCAGTGTCCTACACAAAAGCAATCGATGTTTGGACTGGCGTCTGTCTCACCTTTGTGTTTGGGGCGTTACTCGAGTTCGCACTGGTGAATTACGCCTCAAGATCGGACATGCACAGGGAAAACATGAAGAAGCAAAGAATGCAATGCGAGTTAGAACATGCGGCCTCGCTGGACGCAACCTCCGATTTTATAGATACCGAAAGTAATGCCACGTTTGCAATG AAGCCGCTGGTGCATCATCCTGGAGACCCGATGAATCTGGAGAAGGTGAGGCAATGCGAGATACATATGCAGCCCGAAAGGCCGAATTGCTGCAGATCCTGGCTGTCCAAATTCCCAACACGATCCAAACGCATCGATGTGATATCCAGAATCACCTTTCCATTGGTGTTTGCATTGTTCAACGTTATTTACTGGTCCACCTACCTCTTTCGTGAAGAAGCTGAGGAATCTTAA
- the LOC123321858 gene encoding dual specificity mitogen-activated protein kinase kinase dSOR1-like — translation MSKNKLNLTLPPGSIDQSPTVTTTNAPFNETNQSNNFVRGSTIDHLTARLEELDMDDIQRRRIESFLFQKEKLGVDLVDDDFENLGELGSGNGGVVTKVCHKSSGLIMARKLIHLEVKPAIKKQIIRELKVLHECNFAHIVGFYGAFYIDGEISICMEYMDAGSLDLILKKAGRIPENILGKITVAVLKGLSYLRDKHSIMHRDVKPSNILVNSSGEIKICDFGVSGQLIDSMANSFVGTRSYMSPERLQGTHYSVQSDIWSLGLSLVEMAIGMYPIPPPDAKTLANIFGQGNENDSPDHSKPPRPMAIFELLDYIVNEQPPKLPAGIFSNEFKDFVDRCLRKNPEERADLKTLMNHEWIKRAESENVDIAGWVCKTMEITPPNTSNRI, via the exons ATGTCCAAGAATAAGTTGAATTTAACACTTCCACCGGGCTCTATTGATCAATCGCCCACGGTTACTACTACAAATGCTCCATTTAATGAAACAAATCA AAGTAACAATTTTGTGAGAGGCTCTACCATTGATCACCTGACAGCTAGGCTCGAAGAACTCGATATGGATGATATACAACGAAGACGAATAGAGTCATTCCTGTTTCAAAAAGAAAAGCTAGGTGTGGATTTGGTAGATgatgattttgaaaatcttggtGAATTAGGATCTGGTAATGGAGGTGTTGTCACTAAGGTTTGTCATAAAAGTAGCGGCTTAATCATGGCCAGAAAATTAATCCATCTCGAAGTTAAACCTGCGATAAAGAAACAAATCATCAGGGAATTGAAGGTGTTACATGAATGCAATTTTGCACATATAGTTGGATTTTACGGTGCTTTCTACATTGATGGTGAAATCAGTATATGTATGGAATATATGGATGCTGGATCCTTAGATTTGATTTTGAAGAAAGCAGGAAGAATTCCTGAGAATATCTTAGGAAAAATTACTGTTGCTGTCTTGAAAGGGTTGAGTTATTTGAGAGACAAACATTCTATTATGCATAGAGATGTAAAACCTAGTAACATTTTAGTTAACAGTAGCGGTGAAATCAAAATTTGTGATTTTGGGGTATCAGGACAACTTATTGATTCCATGGCAAATTCTTTTGTTGGTACAAGAAGTTATATGTCT cCTGAAAGACTGCAAGGGACTCATTACTCGGTACAAAGTGATATCTGGTCTCTGGGCCTCTCCTTAGTTGAGATGGCTATCGGTATGTACCCAATTCCACCACCAGATGCCAAAACCTTAGCTAATATTTTCGGACAAGGCAATGAAAATGATTCACCAGACCACTCAAAACCTCCAAGGCCAATGGCTATATTTGAGCTTCTTGATTACATAGTGAATGAACAACCACCAAAATTACCTGCTGGTATATTTAGTAATGAATTCAAAGATTTCGTAGACAGGTGTTTAAGAAAGAATCCAGAGGAAAGAGCAGATCTGAAAACATTAATG AATCATGAGTGGATAAagagggccgaatcagaaaatgTAGACATAGCAGGCTGGGTGTGCAAAACAATGGAAATTACTCCGCCCAACACTTCAAATCGAATATGA
- the LOC123322158 gene encoding glutamate-gated chloride channel isoform X3: MITYNFILILLCLLHVTISTNVKINFREKEKEVLDQILGPGRYDARIRPAGANGTDGPALVWINIFVRSISKIDDVTMEYSVQLTFREQWQDERLKFNDFGGRLKYLTLTEASRVWMPDLFFSNEKEGHFHNIIMPNVYIRIHPHGSVLYSIRISLTLSCPMNLKLYPLDRQICSLRMASYGWTTDDLVFLWKEGDPVQVVKNLHLPRFTLEKFLTDYCNSKTNTGEYSCLKVDLLFKREFSYYLIQIYIPCCMLVIVSWVSFWLDQGAVPARVSLGVTTLLTMATQTSGINASLPPVSYTKAIDVWTGVCLTFVFGALLEFALVNYASRSDMHRENMKKQRMQCELEHAASLDATSDFIDTESNATFAMVKLKPLVHHPGDPMNLEKVRQCEIHMQPERPNCCRSWLSKFPTRSKRIDVISRITFPLVFALFNVIYWSTYLFREEAEES; this comes from the exons atgataaCGTACAACTTTATCCTGATCCTCCTGTGTTTGTTGCACGTGACAAT CTCAACAAATGTCAAGATCAACTTCAGGGAGAAGGAGAAAGAGGTACTGGATCAAATTCTTGGACCGGGAAGATATGATGCTCGTATAAGACCGGCAGGAGCAAATGGTACAG ATGGTCCCGCTTTAGTATGGATCAACATATTTGTCAGAAGTATCTCAAAGATAGATGACGTAACCATG GAATATAGCGTACAGTTGACGTTCAGAGAACAATGGCAGGATGAGAGATTGAAGTTCAACGATTTTGGGGGTCGTTTGAAATATTTAACACTGACTGAAGCAAGCAGGGTATGGATGCCAGATCTCTTCTTCTCCAACGAAAAGGAGGGACATTTCCATAATATTATCATGCCCAATGTTTATATTCGTATTCATCCACATGGTTCCGTATTATACAGTATAAG AATATCCTTAACGTTGTCTTGCCCTATGAACCTCAAATTGTATCCATTGGATAGACAAATTTGCTCACTTAGAATGGCCAGCT ATGGTTGGACGACCGATGATCTTGTTTTCCTATGGAAAGAAGGGGATCCCGTACAAGTGGTGAAGAATTTACACCTACCACGCTTCACATTGGAAAAATTCCTCACAGATTACTGCAACAGTAAGACCAATACAG GGGAGTACAGTTGCCTAAAGGTTGACTTATTATTCAAGAGAGAGTTCAGTTATTACCTCATACAAATCTACATACCCTGTTGCATGCTAGTTATCGTCTCCTGGGTATCTTTCTGGCTAGACCAAGGAGCTGTGCCAGCAAGAGTATCATTGG GTGTTACAACTCTACTCACCATGGCTACGCAAACCTCTGGCATAAACGCTTCATTACCACCAGTGTCCTACACAAAAGCAATCGATGTTTGGACTGGCGTCTGTCTCACCTTTGTGTTTGGGGCGTTACTCGAGTTCGCACTGGTGAATTACGCCTCAAGATCGGACATGCACAGGGAAAACATGAAGAAGCAAAGAATGCAATGCGAGTTAGAACATGCGGCCTCGCTGGACGCAACCTCCGATTTTATAGATACCGAAAGTAATGCCACGTTTGCAATGGTAAAGTTG AAGCCGCTGGTGCATCATCCTGGAGACCCGATGAATCTGGAGAAGGTGAGGCAATGCGAGATACATATGCAGCCCGAAAGGCCGAATTGCTGCAGATCCTGGCTGTCCAAATTCCCAACACGATCCAAACGCATCGATGTGATATCCAGAATCACCTTTCCATTGGTGTTTGCATTGTTCAACGTTATTTACTGGTCCACCTACCTCTTTCGTGAAGAAGCTGAGGAATCTTAA
- the LOC123322158 gene encoding glutamate-gated chloride channel isoform X5 codes for MITYNFILILLCLLHVTISTNVKINFREKEKEVLDQILGPGRYDARIRPAGANGTDGPALVWINIFVRSISKIDDVTMEYSVQLTFREQWQDERLKFNDFGGRLKYLTLTEASRVWMPDLFFSNEKEGHFHNIIMPNVYIRIHPHGSVLYSIRISLTLSCPMNLKLYPLDRQICSLRMASYGWTTDDLVFLWKEGDPVQVVKNLHLPRFTLEKFLTDYCNSKTNTGEYSCLKVDLLFKREFSYYLIQIYIPCCMLVIVSWVSFWLDQGAVPARVSLGVTTLLTMATQTSGINASLPPVSYTKAIDVWTGVCLTFVFGALLEFALVNYASRSDMHRENMKKQRMQCELEHAASLDATSDFIDTESNATFAMKPLVHHPGDPMNLEKVRQCEIHMQPERPNCCRSWLSKFPTRSKRIDVISRITFPLVFALFNVIYWSTYLFREEAEES; via the exons atgataaCGTACAACTTTATCCTGATCCTCCTGTGTTTGTTGCACGTGACAAT CTCAACAAATGTCAAGATCAACTTCAGGGAGAAGGAGAAAGAGGTACTGGATCAAATTCTTGGACCGGGAAGATATGATGCTCGTATAAGACCGGCAGGAGCAAATGGTACAG ATGGTCCCGCTTTAGTATGGATCAACATATTTGTCAGAAGTATCTCAAAGATAGATGACGTAACCATG GAATATAGCGTACAGTTGACGTTCAGAGAACAATGGCAGGATGAGAGATTGAAGTTCAACGATTTTGGGGGTCGTTTGAAATATTTAACACTGACTGAAGCAAGCAGGGTATGGATGCCAGATCTCTTCTTCTCCAACGAAAAGGAGGGACATTTCCATAATATTATCATGCCCAATGTTTATATTCGTATTCATCCACATGGTTCCGTATTATACAGTATAAG AATATCCTTAACGTTGTCTTGCCCTATGAACCTCAAATTGTATCCATTGGATAGACAAATTTGCTCACTTAGAATGGCCAGCT ATGGTTGGACGACCGATGATCTTGTTTTCCTATGGAAAGAAGGGGATCCCGTACAAGTGGTGAAGAATTTACACCTACCACGCTTCACATTGGAAAAATTCCTCACAGATTACTGCAACAGTAAGACCAATACAG GGGAGTACAGTTGCCTAAAGGTTGACTTATTATTCAAGAGAGAGTTCAGTTATTACCTCATACAAATCTACATACCCTGTTGCATGCTAGTTATCGTCTCCTGGGTATCTTTCTGGCTAGACCAAGGAGCTGTGCCAGCAAGAGTATCATTGG GTGTTACAACTCTACTCACCATGGCTACGCAAACCTCTGGCATAAACGCTTCATTACCACCAGTGTCCTACACAAAAGCAATCGATGTTTGGACTGGCGTCTGTCTCACCTTTGTGTTTGGGGCGTTACTCGAGTTCGCACTGGTGAATTACGCCTCAAGATCGGACATGCACAGGGAAAACATGAAGAAGCAAAGAATGCAATGCGAGTTAGAACATGCGGCCTCGCTGGACGCAACCTCCGATTTTATAGATACCGAAAGTAATGCCACGTTTGCAATG AAGCCGCTGGTGCATCATCCTGGAGACCCGATGAATCTGGAGAAGGTGAGGCAATGCGAGATACATATGCAGCCCGAAAGGCCGAATTGCTGCAGATCCTGGCTGTCCAAATTCCCAACACGATCCAAACGCATCGATGTGATATCCAGAATCACCTTTCCATTGGTGTTTGCATTGTTCAACGTTATTTACTGGTCCACCTACCTCTTTCGTGAAGAAGCTGAGGAATCTTAA